The Mus musculus strain C57BL/6J chromosome 2, GRCm38.p6 C57BL/6J genome has a window encoding:
- the Gm14428 gene encoding zinc finger protein 120-like, which yields MDRHERSCTAVQPSEFIQCGKAFAYQSLRQRHERTHNGEKDYYCNQCGKNFIISSHLQIHKRRNTGEKPYGCNQCGKTFAVRSDLQIHKRTHTGEKPYDCKQCGKAFIRRGDLQIHKRIHTGEKPYECNHYGKAFVISSHLQIHKRIHTGEKPYECKQCGKAFTKSSNLQIHKRTHTGGKPYECNQCGKAFIHSGNLKRHERTHTGEKL from the exons ATGGACAG gcatgaaagaagttgtACTGCAGTGCAACCCTCTGAgtttattcaatgtggtaaagcctttgcatatcagagTCTTAGACAAaggcatgaaagaacacataatggAGAGAAAGACTATtactgtaaccaatgtggtaaaaacTTTATAATAAGCAgtcatctccaaatacataaacgaagaaatacaggagagaaaccctatggttgtaaccaatgtggtaaaacctTTGCTGTAAGGAGTgacctccaaatacataagcgaacacatacaggagagaaaccctatgattgtaaacagtgtggtaaagcttttataaGAAGGGGAGACCTCCAAATTCATAAGCgaatacatacaggagagaaaccctatgaatgtaaccactatggtaaagcctttgtaataagcagtcatctccaaatacataagcgaatacatacaggagagaaaccctatgaatgtaaacaatgtggtaaagcgtTTACAAAAAGCAGtaatctccaaatacataagcgaacacatacaggagggaaaccctatgaatgtaaccaatgtggtaaagcttttatacATAGTGGTAACCTCAAaagacatgaaagaacacatacaggagagaaactc